From the genome of Streptomyces sp. NBC_01304:
TGCTGGAAGCGGCCGTGGTCTACGGCTACTTCCCGTGCGTGTCCAAGGGCGAGGACCTGATCATCCTCGACGAGCAGGGCAACGAGCGCACCCGCTTCACCTTCCCGCGCCAGCGCCGCGGCCGGCACCTGTGTCTGGCGGACTTCTTCCGCCCGGAAGAGTCCGGCGAGACCGACGTGGTCGGCCTGCAGGTCGTCACCGTCGGCAACCGCATCGGCGAAGCCACCGCCGAGCTCTTCGAATCCAACTCCTACCGCGACTACCTCGAACTGCACGGCCTGTCCGTCCAGTTGGCCGAGGCCCTCGCCGAGTACTGGCACGCCCGCGTCCGCAGCGAGCTCGGCTTCGCGGGCGAGGACCCCTCCGCGATGGAGGACATGTTCTCGCTCAAGTACCGCGGTGCCCGCTTCTCGCTCGGCTACGGCGCCTGCCCCGACCTTGAGGACCGGGCGAAGATCGCCGAGCTGCTCGAGCCGGAACGCATCGGCGTCCAGCTCTCCGAGGAGTTCCAGCTCCACCCCGAGCAGTCCACCGACGCCATCGTCATCCACCACCCCGAGGCCAAGTACTTCAACGCCCGCTGACACTCCGGCGGACGCGTGCCCTCCCCCTCCAGTGGAGGCGAGCTCACGCCCGAGCGGAGGCACGCCGATACTCGAGCGCGCGATCGCAGGACGAGACGTACACTGGTCGGTCCAGTGCAGGCCGGTCGGCTTTTCTGGCGGGAACCCCCGCGGGAGAAGGCGGCCGGCCTTCTCGTCCCTCATGGAGGTGTCCGGATGACCAGTACGGTCCCCGCAGTCGGAACCCGGACGGCCGAAGGCGCCGCCCTTCAGGCCGTCCTGCTCGACATGGACGGCACCCTCGTGGACACCGAGGGCTTCTGGTGGGACGCCGAGGTGGAGGTGTTCGCAGGGCTCGGCCACACCCTCGACGACTCCTGGCGCCATGTCGTGGTCGGCGGCCCGATGACCCGCAGCGCCGGCTTCCTCATCGAGGCCACCGGCGCCGACATCACGCTGCCCGAGCTGACCGACCTGCTCAACGACGGCTTCGAGGACCGCATCAGCCGCGCCCTGCCCCTCATGCCGGGCGCCGAGCGCCTGCTCGCCGAGCTCGCCGCGCACCGCGTGCCCACGGCCCTGGTATCCGCCTCGCACCGGCGCATCATCGACCGCATCCTCGACTCGCTCGGCTCGCAGCACTTCCACCTGACCATCGCGGGCGACGAGGTGGAGCGGACCAAGCCGCACCCCGCCCCGTACCTCCTCGCGGCGGCCGGGCTCGGCGCGGACCCGGCCAGATGCGCCGTCATCGAGGACACCGCCACCGGCGTGGCCGCGGCCGAGGCCGCCGGCTGCCGGGTGGTGGCGGTGCCTTCGGTGGCGCCGATCGCCCCTGCCGACGGTCGTACGGTCGTCTCCTCGCTCGAAGAAGTAGACCTTCCCTTTCTTCGGAAGCTGATTACTGGAATGCACTGAACCGCGCACCGAGCGTGCCCTGCCGAATGCAAGGAAACGCTGAGCGTTTGCTCAGGTATTTTCCGTGACCTTGTGGAGGCGTGAATTCCCCTGTCGTTCAACCGAGTTGACCTTGTGACGTTTCTCACGCGATGAGCCGTCGACATGGGGTTGATCATGTGGTCCGCCCCTGCCGTTCGGGGGCTGCGTGGCGCCCTTGTGTCCCGATTCATTGAACAGTGCCGGAATCCTTCCGCTGTTCGGATATCGGTGAGTCCGCATCCGCTGTCGCTGCGTGATTACCGCTCAACTCCGGGCGCCTCCAGTTCTCCTGGCCCCTCGGACTAATGTCGTCGCGAGAACATCGTCATAACTCCCGTGCCGCGCACACACCCCGTCGCCGGGCTCCGGGATCGAACGTTGGAGAACCTCGAGCATGAACCGCAAGACTTTGGTGTTGCCGGCTGTGATTGGTCTGCTTGCTCCGGTGCTCGCCGCCTGCGGCGGCTCCGGGAGCGGCGACG
Proteins encoded in this window:
- a CDS encoding HAD family hydrolase — protein: MTSTVPAVGTRTAEGAALQAVLLDMDGTLVDTEGFWWDAEVEVFAGLGHTLDDSWRHVVVGGPMTRSAGFLIEATGADITLPELTDLLNDGFEDRISRALPLMPGAERLLAELAAHRVPTALVSASHRRIIDRILDSLGSQHFHLTIAGDEVERTKPHPAPYLLAAAGLGADPARCAVIEDTATGVAAAEAAGCRVVAVPSVAPIAPADGRTVVSSLEEVDLPFLRKLITGMH